The Nitrospinota bacterium genome window below encodes:
- a CDS encoding HDOD domain-containing protein: MKDVNTIRRKVENIKGLPTLPGIVKQISEMVVKPTTSAEDIGRVISSDQVLSVKVLKLINSAFYGFPGRISSVTHGIVLLGFNIVKGLVLSASVFDMMEGKMIGLWEHSLGTAITSGIIGKRIKQENPEEGNEAGLLHDIGKVVIKVSMPDEYEKISKLVVEKEMSMFKAEKVVLGLTHAEIGGFLAEKWNLPQNLRDPITYHHFPRLARIAPKQTAMIHLADILIKGIGHGQGGDMWIPPLNKEAWQTLNLSKKDIEEIIIEMMTVEKSPVSTKGEETEPLEVLIEELEERFKMVTSDPVLMEIKEIFKKQLIFKEEERKAYLEKSESETFQDKK, from the coding sequence ATGAAAGATGTAAATACAATAAGAAGAAAAGTAGAAAACATAAAGGGATTACCCACCCTCCCAGGTATAGTAAAACAGATTAGTGAAATGGTGGTGAAACCCACCACCTCAGCAGAAGATATTGGAAGGGTTATCTCTAGTGACCAGGTTCTTTCTGTCAAGGTCCTTAAGCTTATCAATTCGGCCTTTTACGGTTTCCCAGGAAGAATATCCAGCGTAACCCATGGGATCGTTCTTCTTGGCTTCAATATAGTAAAAGGTCTGGTTTTGAGCGCCTCTGTCTTTGATATGATGGAAGGGAAAATGATTGGCTTGTGGGAACACTCACTTGGGACAGCAATTACATCAGGGATTATTGGCAAAAGAATTAAACAAGAAAACCCTGAGGAAGGCAATGAAGCAGGTCTTTTGCATGATATAGGAAAGGTAGTCATAAAAGTTAGCATGCCTGATGAATACGAAAAGATTTCGAAATTAGTTGTAGAAAAGGAAATGTCAATGTTTAAGGCTGAAAAAGTGGTTTTAGGTTTGACACATGCCGAGATTGGAGGATTTTTAGCTGAAAAATGGAATCTCCCTCAAAATTTAAGAGACCCTATCACCTATCATCATTTCCCTCGTCTAGCTAGGATAGCTCCCAAACAGACAGCAATGATTCACTTAGCAGATATCCTTATTAAGGGAATAGGTCATGGTCAAGGTGGAGATATGTGGATACCTCCTCTCAATAAAGAGGCATGGCAAACCCTTAACCTTTCAAAAAAGGATATTGAAGAAATAATCATAGAGATGATGACTGTAGAAAAATCCCCTGTTTCCACTAAAGGAGAAGAAACAGAACCGCTCGAGGTTTTAATAGAAGAGTTGGAAGAGCGTTTTAAAATGGTGACATCTGATCCTGTTCTTATGGAAATAAAGGAAATATTCAAAAAACAACTGATCTTTAAGGAAGAAGAAAGAAAGGCCTACCTAGAGAAATCCGAATCCGAAACTTTTCAAGATAAAAAATGA
- a CDS encoding HDOD domain-containing protein codes for MNTITVRRKIENIKGLPTLPGVVQKISNMVENSTTSAEDIGRIISSDQVLTAKVLKLINSAFYGFPGRISSVTHGLVLIGFNVVKGLVLSASVFDMMEGKMVGLWEHSLGTAITSGIIAKRMNQKDPEEVSVAGLLHDIGKVVIKVSMPDKYEKILELVEEKEMPMLEAENKVLDFNHANVANWLCEKWNLPDNLKDPITYHHSPHLAKKVPRQTAMIHLADILVKGIGHGQSGDRWVPPLNKEAWQTLNLSKKDIEEIIIEMDTDLAMVEDFGFSS; via the coding sequence ATGAATACGATAACTGTCAGAAGAAAAATAGAGAACATAAAGGGATTACCCACGCTCCCTGGCGTTGTGCAAAAAATTAGTAATATGGTGGAAAACTCCACCACCTCAGCAGAAGATATTGGAAGGATTATCTCCAGTGACCAGGTTCTTACTGCCAAGGTCCTTAAGCTTATCAATTCGGCCTTTTACGGTTTCCCAGGAAGAATATCCAGCGTAACTCATGGTCTTGTTCTTATCGGCTTCAATGTAGTAAAAGGGCTAGTTTTGAGCGCTTCTGTTTTTGATATGATGGAAGGAAAAATGGTTGGTTTATGGGAACACTCACTTGGAACAGCAATTACATCAGGAATTATTGCCAAAAGAATGAATCAAAAAGACCCTGAAGAAGTCTCAGTAGCCGGTCTTTTGCATGATATAGGAAAGGTAGTCATAAAAGTTAGCATGCCTGATAAATACGAAAAGATTTTAGAATTAGTCGAAGAAAAAGAAATGCCAATGCTTGAGGCTGAAAATAAGGTATTGGATTTTAACCACGCCAATGTGGCTAACTGGCTTTGTGAAAAATGGAATCTCCCTGATAATTTAAAAGACCCTATCACCTACCATCATTCCCCTCATCTGGCTAAGAAGGTTCCCCGACAGACAGCAATGATTCACTTAGCAGATATTCTTGTTAAGGGAATAGGTCATGGACAGAGTGGAGATAGGTGGGTACCTCCTCTCAATAAAGAGGCATGGCAAACCCTTAACCTTTCAAAAAAGGATATTGAGGAGATTATCATAGAGATGGATACTGATCTGGCAATGGTGGAAGACTTTGGATTTTCTAGTTAA